One region of Acomys russatus chromosome 8, mAcoRus1.1, whole genome shotgun sequence genomic DNA includes:
- the LOC127192859 gene encoding keratin-associated protein 7-1, producing the protein MTRYFCCGNYFPGYPCYGTNFHGTYRATPLNCVVPLGSPLNHGCGTIYSSRNFCYGGLSNFNNPGCCYGSSLYRPWGSGSGFGYSTY; encoded by the coding sequence ATGACTCGTTATTTCTGCTGTGGAAACTACTTCCCAGGGTATCCTTGCTATGGAACCAACTTCCATGGCACCTACAGAGCCACCCCCCTGAACTGTGTTGTGCCTCTGGGTTCTCCCCTGAACCATGGCTGTGGAACCATCTACAGCTCCCGGAACTTCTGTTATGGTGGCCTTAGTAACTTTAACAATCCAGGCTGTTGCTATGGCAGCAGCCTTTACCGGCCATGGGGCTCTGGCTCTGGTTTCGGCTACAGCACCTACTGA